One Etheostoma spectabile isolate EspeVRDwgs_2016 chromosome 12, UIUC_Espe_1.0, whole genome shotgun sequence genomic window carries:
- the plk3 gene encoding LOW QUALITY PROTEIN: serine/threonine-protein kinase PLK3 (The sequence of the model RefSeq protein was modified relative to this genomic sequence to represent the inferred CDS: inserted 1 base in 1 codon): MDTGCFTAAQRISCHAMNADLFKPAPDRGPQQSSAPVKTSRNKPEQIKPELAQVVTDSKTGRSYSKGKLLGKGGFARCYEMTDLSSNKMYAVKVIPQSRVSKPHQRDKITNEIELHKTLHHKHVVKFSHHFEDQENIYIFLELCSRKSLAHIWKARHTLTEPEXRYYLKQIISGLKYLHSRGILHRDLKLGNFFVNENMELRLGDFGLAAKLETVEQRKKTICGTPNYLAPEVLNRQGHGTESDVWSLGCVMYTLMCGNPPFETLDLKETYKCIKEVRYNLPSSLSPAAQKLISGILQKNPSDRLALDQILNHEFFTKGFTPDKLPPSSCVMVPELHPPSPAKKFFTKMAKSFFGKKKAKVEKIPCEEKDDKDISKLVSGIVKCSISRQISYKTVGPNEVPCPISQVVNSVPLEPTPAEEESRKSISRSFKGTTASSTEPCEDALTPAAVSESAVKVLNNCLATMPAATRNPPCLSRPQSFLWVTKWVDYSNKYGFGYQLSNQSIGVLFNEGTRLSLCDQRKTVHYCLPDNKHFTFATDSLPEQLRSQKQIVELMANYMEQNLMEGGDLHCEDQVSGCPPLLLQWVKTDHALVMLFNNGTLQVNFYADHTKIILCKSSDDSYLLTYISRERVSYTYLLSMLNEMGCTSELRHRLRYVVQLLQHHADA, encoded by the exons CAGCCCCGGTGAAAACCAGCAGGAATAAACCCGAACAAATCAAGCCGGAGCTGGCCCAGGTGGTGACAGACTCCAAAACGGGAAGATCCTACAGTAAAGGGAAGCTTTTGGGAAAG GGTGGCTTTGCTCGATGCTACGAGATGACAGACCTCTCCAGCAACAAAATGTACGCCGTGAAGGTGATTCCACAGAGCAGGGTGTCCAAACCACACCAAAGAGACAAG ATAACAAATGAGATCGAGCTCCACAAAACCCTTCACCACAAGCATGTGGTGAAATTCTCTCATCATTTTGAAGACCAAGAAAACATCTACATATTCCTCGAGCTCTGTAGTAGGAAG tccCTGGCACACATTTGGAAGGcgagacacacactcacagagccAG GTCGATATTACCTCAAACAGATCATTTCTGGCCTCAAATACCTCCACAGCAGAGGGATCCTGCACAGAGATCTCAAACTAG GCAACTTCTTTGTCAACGAGAACATGGAGCTGCGACTGGGAGACTTTGGCCTCGCTGCCAAGCTGGAGACTGTCGAGCAGAGGAAAAA aacAATCTGTGGGACTCCCAACTACTTGGCCCCAGAGGTGCTCAACAGACAGGGCCATGGCACGGAGTCTGATGTTTGGTCCCTTGGGTGTGTCAT GTATACACTGATGTGCGGCAACCCTCCTTTTGAAACTCTTGACCTGAAGGAGACCTACAAGTGTATAAAGGAAGTACGGTACAACTTGCCATCCTCGCTTTCCCCCGCTGCACAGAAACTCATCTCAGGCATCCTGCAGAAAAACCCCAGCGACAGACTCGCGCTGGATCAAATCCTCAACCACGAATTCTTCACCAAA GGTTTCACCCCTGATAAGCTTCCCCCCAGCAGCTGTGTGATGGTGCCCGAGCTCCACCCCCCCAGCCCCGCCAAGAAATTCTTCACTAAAATGGCAAAAAGCTTCTTTGGCAAGAAGAAAGCGAAAG TGGAGAAGATTCCATGCGAGGAAAAAGATGACAAAGACATTTCCAAGCTGGTGTCTGGCATCGTTAAGTGTTCCATCAGCAGGCAGATCAGCTACAAGACAGTGGGACCCAATGAg GTGCCCTGTCCCATCAGTCAGGTTGTCAACTCGGTGCCTCTGGAACCGACTCCAGCTGAGGAGGAGTCCAGGAAGTCGATCTCTCGCTCCTTCAAGGGCACCACGGCCAGCAGCACTGAAC CGTGTGAGGACGCCCTGACGCCTGCAGCTGTGTCTGAATCGGCTGTGAAAGTTCTCAACAACTGCCTGGCCACCATGCCTGCAG CCACTAGAAACCCACCGTGTTTGTCCAGGCCCCAGTCCTTCCTGTGGGTGACTAAATGGGTCGACTACTCAAACAAATATGGTTTTGGGTACCAGCTCTCGAACCAAAGCATTGGTGTGCTCTTCAACGAGGGAACCCGTCTCAGTCTCTGCGACCAACGCAA GACAGTCCACTACTGCTTGCCTGATAACAAACACTTCACTTTCGCCACCGACTCGCTACCTGAGCAGCTTCGCAGCCAGAAGCAAATTGTAGAGCTCATGGCCAACTACATGGAGCAGAACCTTATGGAG GGTGGAGATCTGCATTGTGAGGATCAAGTATCGGGTTGTCCTCCTCTTCTGCTCCAGTGGGTGAAGACTGACCATGCTCTTGTCATGCTCTTCAACAATGGCACTCTACAG GTTAACTTCTACGCAGACCACACAAAGATCATCCTGTGCAAGTCATCAGATGACTCCTACCTGCTCACCTACATCAGCCGGGAGCGCGTCTCATACACTTACCTCCTCAGCATGCTGAATGAGATGGGCTGCACCTCGGAACTGAGACACCGGCTGCGATACGTGGTCCAGCTGCTCCAACACCACGCCGACGCCTGA